In Oscillospiraceae bacterium, the DNA window GCCCGGGCAGGACATCCGCCGGTGCCTGACGGGCTGCCGGCGGGTCGCACTGCTGGCGGCGACGCTTGGGGTCGGGGCGGACACGCTGATTCGCCGGTGGGAGCACACCGACCTCACCCGTGCGCTCGTGCTGGATGCCTGTGCCACCCAGCTCATTGAGGAGGTCTGCGACGAGGCCGAGCGGGCGGTGGAGGCGGACGCGGATATGAAGAGCGCGGGCCGTTTCAGTCCCGGCTACGGAGACCTGCCGCTGACGCTGCAGCCGGGGTTTCTCGCCGTACTGGACGCCGGCCGGCGGATCGGTCTCACCTGCACGGAGAGTTTGATCTTGCTGCCGCGCAAATCGGTCACAGCCCTGATCGGTCTGGGCGGCCGCGCGCGGCCGGCGGCCGGCCGCTGCGAGA includes these proteins:
- a CDS encoding methionine synthase, with the protein product MDRTKTEVLRYLGRRRQAVPAELDALVESCMALMRETAAPRHVWRTFDVEDRADGLAPAGTELMLPGQDIRRCLTGCRRVALLAATLGVGADTLIRRWEHTDLTRALVLDACATQLIEEVCDEAERAVEADADMKSAGRFSPGYGDLPLTLQPGFLAVLDAGRRIGLTCTESLILLPRKSVTALIGLGGRARPAAGRCESCAARGVCDFAKRGEVCP